The segment ATTGCATTAAATAAAATCAGTCTAACCAATAAGAAAAACATGtagtattttgtaattggttacAAATTTCAATGgacattaaattttatctagAAATGTGAGAACATcacttattatgaaacaaaataaaaatacttaaacACCACTTAAAATGGTACGGAGGGAGTATACATTTTCAATGCCTAAATTAATTGCAAATTGTAAACTTCAGAAAACATAATGgtgtttataaaaaatttattggttaaaagttgtgGGAAATAATTGATAACGGAAAATAATGCATATGTAACTAAAATTTGACatgtttttaataaatgtgaaaaaactaaaacatacaTCTTTCTAAAACATATGgagtatattttattatttcaaaactAAATATACATATCATTTTTAggtatctactctattaaaatagagtcctaaATTTATCTATCATTAATGTTGTCATTTAAGTTTTGGACTGTTTTAAGTTTGTTAGAAAGCTGCTTAATTTATGGACCATTTTAAGATTGTTACAATCTAATTATTATATAACACACTGTTATTACTAGGCCTGCGATTTCGGTtttccgaaaccgaaccgaaccgatttTTCGGAAAGTAATTCCGATAATAACCGATAaatttatcggttcggttcggttcggaaaTCGGTTTTTTCGGAATCATGGAATTTCCGAAATTAACCGATTCTATTTGTAAATGTGAATGAAAATCGGTTAATTCGGTTAATTACGGTTATTTCGGTTAATTTCAATTTCGGAAAAACCGGTTAATTTGTTAAAAATCGGTTAATATGTTAAAATCGGTTATTGGGTAATTTTGGTTCGTCTGTTCAATTCGGTTAATCGGTTAATCTGTTAAAATTTCGGAAAATTAGTCAAACACACAAGAAATTTCATTGTTAAAACTTCAAACCAAATACATCCATTTCCCAAACATCTACAATAGttcataaaacattaaaacctATTGAATCTAACTCTCTTTGCACGAACACACACATTCAAAAAGGCAAAGAGTTATAAATTCAAGTGGTGGTTTTACCAAAAATAGAGAAAGGGAAACAGGAAAGCTTAAGTCCAAAAACAGAGAACAAGAGCCAAAAAAGGACAGGTCCAACCCTTTTCTGTCcagtctcttcttcttcgttgaAGTAATCATTGTACAACATATCTTCTGCTAGAAGCTTCTCAAACGCAACCCTAAACTTCAACGCAGCACACAGCATCAGATATGTTGAGTTCCACCTTGTAGTACAGTCCAAAGACAAGCTTCCTCTACTAACTTTTCCTGTGAGGACCCTCAACTGAAACGATTGTAGCCGTGGACCAGATGATCTCACATACTTGACTGCGTTCCTGATAGCCACCACACTTTCTTTTACCTCAGCTAAACGTCCCTCACTATCAAGTTTAATATGTGGGCACAGCAGCGCATATGCATCAACGCCCCATTCCTAACTAAAGAATCTGCTCCTACTTGCTTAAATGCTTCCATAAACAGTCGTAGTGCCTTATCATTTCCCTTGGCGTTGTCTACTGTCACTGTGAACACTTTCTTGAGTCCCCAATCTTCAAGACAGTGACTGAGATGTTCAGTTATCGTTTCTCCTTTATGGTCTGTCACTGGTTTAAAGCTAATAATCCTCTTCTGCATAATCCAGTTTCTGTCAATCCAGTGAGCTGTCACAACCATGTAGCTGCAAGAGGTTGTAGGAGCAACCCATATATCTGTGGTTAGAGAGACTCTCTTCTGCTCAGAACTGAACAAGTGCTTCAACGCTTCTTTCTCTTTCAAGAACATCCCAAAAATGTCCTCTGTTGCTGTTCTCCTACAATGAACCGTTTACATAGGCAACACGTTCTTACAGAAACGCCTAAACCCTTCAGATTCCACAAAAGCAAACGGTAACTCATTCAACACAATCATCTCATTGACAGATCTCCTAAACAGGGTACCATCATACTTCACTGCAGTCACTACACCACTACTATCACCACCTAGGATTGTCTGACCCCCACTAGACTTAAAGAGTTCATGCAACTTACAGCGAGATATGTGATTTTTCATGGCACTTGTTCCACTCTTCTTAGAGTCGCAGCCTATATCTTGACCACAATATCGACAGTTAGCTATGCTCGGGTCATCTTCCCTCTGAATAAAGTGTTGCCACACTTCTGCTCTGTGAACTTGTTTCTTCTTTGTAGGTGGAGGCAGTTCGGTACATGATCTCTCTGAAGCCGGCCTTTTCTTTCCACCAGCTTGAGATTCATGTCCTTCTTCAGGTTGATCATCATCAATGTTATCTTCATAAGCAGACATCTACATCagggaaaaaaaattaacaatgagATACAAAATCAAACCATCATTCAACATTCAACACAAAATTAAGACCATGTTCTACAAAATCGACAGATACTTAAATCAAACCATTATTCAACACTAATCATAAAACTCATATCGATTTTGACTTTAATCCCTAAATgctaaatatttcaaaatcgaTCTGAAACAGAAACCTAATCTACAAAATCAACAGACAATCCGTGGTAATAGATAGAGAGAAAGTGAGATCGAAAATACCTTAAGTGAAATTCCCCTGAATCCCAAAATCAAAATACAAACCCTAATCCTTCCAACCCAAATCATAAAcagaaagaagatgaagattgAAGCAGAACTAACCTTTTTAATCGATCGGTTTGAGAGAAATGGATTTGAGTTTAAAGATTAGATAGAGTCATAGAGAGGTTATGTTTTCGATCTGCTTAGTAAAAGGTTAACCGATCATTAAGCTTAAGAGAAGTATTTATACCTAGGTTTAATGATTCTCGGGTTTCCGATCGGTTACTcttaaccgaaccgaaccgaggGAATAACCGAACTATATATAAATCTCTGCCGAACGGTTTCCTCCCCGTAACCGAACAATAACCAAAATGTCAAAacatcggttcggttcggttcggaccgttcggttcggttcggaatCGTAGGCCTAGTTATTACAAATGGAACATGACAACTTCCATTAAACCAacatttaatctattaaaagtaaACCAATATATTGACACGATTTAATTTAATTCTGGATATACTCTATTATAAGTATAACAAACGAATTATGTTCTATGTAATCTATTAATGTAAaccgactgtatatatataattatattagcAATACAATAACTTTCATTTGGACCTCTTTTACTAAAGATGATACTTTGCTTTAAGTTGATTTATAAGTTTCTTCGACATAATATTATCACACAAAGAATATGTATGTGTTTGGTTCCTCTTTTCTTGAGTAGATAGATCTGATACGATCTCTTTTTACACCTTATTTTCGTGCAATATGTTCATTTGCTCTAACTTGATTGAATCTTTGTTATATTTAGAGATACCTGCCATTATGAACACACTATGTCGTTAAATAAACTtcaatcatatataaacttCAATCACATAATTTCATAAGTGCCAAACTTAAGAATATAGCTTttgcaaaatttcttttttgaaataCAGAATAAGTTAGAAATTAcatgtatttttaattatttcaaattcgtatatctaatctattaatttagagtcCTACTTTATCTACTATTAACAAATCATAGTAGAACCACTTAAAGCAttagttaatatgacatatttgattatttacattaataataaactaactataaatttgtttttttttaattataacaaaatctgctgagaaagaatctaacaaaatcttactgaaaaatttaaatatttttgtaaaataacatattaattaatttcgtaattagtaatataatattgttataaatcaatgttaactaaaattttattataaaacaagaaaagaaaaattgtataatattctttataaattctataattatattctgtgttatataaaaatagaagtgctaaatgaattaaatatgaccaaaattctattaaataggtaaattaacaaaaaaaatttatacaaaaataaatttaataaaatacgtgaaacttttatatctacaattatatattatctttttatttattttgaaactctcaacaatatattatttaaaatgtttatataaaaatataatagtatataataacctttagttcatatactatttaaaaaaacatgttattagaaaactattaaattttagtaattcatttaaaatattaattaaaaatcaaattttaattatattttttttaattataaagaaatatgttaagaaaaaatagaaaatattaccaaaaattcaaatattttttataagataaTGTAGAGACgtagtaacaaaaacaaattcaaaattcatgtaatcttccaaactgaaaaatagttgtgtaatttttaaagttttcttgacaaaatacaacattttgaaaataaatattcaaacacaaaatgatatatttcaaatttaaaaaaagataaaatcatagataataaagaataactttttgaaatgcacCAAGAAAAAACAAGGGAAAATTTGGATAAATGCAttcaaataagaatataatttgaaaactacactcttatttaagtttttggaaaaatacacttatatatatatattaaattactaAATTGCCCAAtcttaatatttctaaaaatctaatatattgtTAGGGGACATGAAGACCTACAAAATCCGCCTACCACCCATTTTCTCTTTGGAGTTTAATTCGAAGAAATGGCAACGTTATGTAGATTTTTGGGCTATGCGTTTCTAGTTGATGAGTAACCAGTGAAAATGAACCTAGCGTTATCTGATTTGAAGAGGAAGATGGTGAGGGAACGATGAAGTGCTGCACATGCATCACTACTGAAGAAGGATCATAGAGACCTTGCAAGACGGGTTTAAAGAAATAAGTGATGGCAAGTTCTTATCTTCCGTTGCATAGGCAAGGGTGTGTCTCAGTCCGAAGCTTGGTGTTTAGCTTTAAAACTTGCAAAATTTCGGACAGTTTTAGCTTTGGTCGCTTCCCTTTCAAGAGTTTCAGTTTGTTTAGCTGCTGGATACTCTCGTTTTTGGTATGGTCTCACTCTCGTTCAAATTTGTTGATATTTGGAGTGTCTTGGCGGCTTCCATCTAGCTACGCGAAGATGGGCGTATCCGGAAGTGTGTGTGATGAAGTAGTAATCTTGCTTGCTGGGTTATGAAATCCTCGTGTTCCGGTTCTGagatttatatattagtttcgaattaatatcttaattattgaaatattttggGTAAAAAGGTAATTCATAATCAAGAAAgtgtaattttaaaaaagtaaaatagaaaATGCAATTATCAAATTTCAAATCCTAAATAGGGTATTTTGCAAATTATCCCaaaaaacaaactatatatgttgtaaaatttaaagaaatctaatattttgatatcttaattaaaaataaaaagaaaactcaatatcataacatccaaaatatcatatatcaataaaatttactaaaataatgtgTCATATGCTACTATGTATAAAATCTACTAAAATAATAGGgctatattatttaaacaaaatagcatttttctttataaatcctgctaaatactaaaataatatgtgTTAAAGTATATTTTTCAAACACAACAtgcaaatataaattatcttaaacatatttttttctataatataaataaataaaattttaaaatgtattatagcaaaatgtataaattaaagaaaaaacgtATTTTAAAAGAGattatctatttgattattttatattattattattggaactaactcgaaaatatattagtaagtaataaaatttaataacaaagtaaaattTATGAAACAAATCACTATATGTTAATAATGccgaataagaaatataaaaataaaattatgagttacacaatatgtaataataaattgaaatttatatttttttttgtcagcaaacaAAGCAGACTCaatgaaatttatatatttaaaacatttttaataatatcaaatatatttataaaataaaaaattatatgtcaggttaaaatctagttttgATTATATTTTGGATATACGAGTACCGATTTATCTCTTAGTTCTTTCGAGTATTTTAAATCCAAAGATAGGAAAGAACTGATTAGATATTTATGATTATTCAGGTCAGTTTGATGtgatttttttggttcaaataatAACTGTCATTGGTTGTAATGAATTTCTGCAAATAAATTTTGGTCGGTTTCAGTTCAATTCTTTTAGGTTTTAGTTTAGTTGGATAGAAAAACTAAGAATCGGGCAAAACTTGGAATTTTTCAAGTTCAgcacaaatttaaaataatgtttggataatttaattaaaatattggaTAATTCAGATTGTTTGTATAAAATATTGtgtaacttttttattttgcataaaaaatattaaagtaatgttggataaattaattttctaaTAACTTaagttttcaaatatttttagatattatcaaatataaaaatttggtttctaaattatatttaatacttcctctgtttcaaaaagatccatattttagaaaaaagatgtttcaaaaagatatactCTCTTTGTACCATTTTAAGTGGTGTTTAAGGTTTTTAcccaaaaat is part of the Brassica rapa cultivar Chiifu-401-42 chromosome A09, CAAS_Brap_v3.01, whole genome shotgun sequence genome and harbors:
- the LOC103833965 gene encoding zinc finger BED domain-containing protein RICESLEEPER 3-like is translated as MSAYEDNIDDDQPEEGHESQAGGKKRPASERSCTELPPPTKKKQVHRAEVWQHFIQREDDPSIANCRYCGQDIGCDSKKSGTSAMKNHISRCKLHELFKSSGGQTILGGDSSGVVTAVKYDGTLFRRSVNEMIVLNELPFAFVESEGRTATEDIFGMFLKEKEALKHLFSSEQKRVSLTTDIWVAPTTSCSYMVVTAHWIDRNWIMQKRIISFKPVTDHKGETITEHLSHCLEDWGLKKVFTVTVDNAKGNDKALRLEGRLAEVKESVVAIRNAVKYVRSSGPRLQSFQLRVLTGKVSRGSLSLDCTTRWNSTYLMLCAALKFRVAFEKLLAEDMLYNDYFNEEEETGQKRVGPVLFWLLFSVFGLKLSCFPFSIFGKTTT